From a region of the Acidobacteriota bacterium genome:
- the trpB gene encoding tryptophan synthase subunit beta, translated as MTAPSFGRRDPDSRGYFGEYGGRFVPETLVAPVEELEQAYREARRDPAFSADLEALLRHYVGRPTPVYEATRLRAALEAGAGSGGVARIFLKREDLAHTGAHKINNALGQALLAVRMGKRRVVAETGAGQHGVATATACALLGLACEVYMGADDMRRQALNVYRMRLLGATVSQVDSGSRTLKDAINEAMRDWVTNVEDTYYLLGSVLGPHPYPLMVREFQSVIGREARTQMDELAGRAPDVVVACVGGGSNALGIFDGFVENAEVRLVGVEAGGEALVAGRHAARFATGVAGVLQGTRSYLLQDLDGNIEPTHSVSAGLDYAAVGPEHAWLRDLGRAEYASASDEEALAAFRLLARTEGILPALESAHAVSHASRLAQRLGRERIIAVNLSGRGDKDVDAIREREPAEG; from the coding sequence ATGACGGCTCCGAGCTTCGGGCGGCGCGATCCGGACTCGCGCGGGTACTTCGGGGAGTACGGGGGCCGCTTCGTTCCCGAAACGCTGGTCGCACCGGTGGAGGAGCTGGAGCAGGCCTATCGCGAGGCCCGCCGGGACCCGGCGTTTTCCGCCGATCTCGAGGCGCTGCTGCGGCATTACGTCGGCCGGCCCACGCCCGTCTACGAGGCGACACGCCTGCGGGCCGCGCTGGAAGCCGGCGCGGGATCGGGCGGCGTGGCGCGGATCTTCCTGAAGCGGGAGGACCTGGCCCATACCGGCGCCCACAAGATCAACAACGCGCTGGGCCAGGCGCTGCTCGCGGTCAGGATGGGCAAGCGGCGGGTCGTGGCGGAGACCGGCGCCGGACAGCACGGCGTGGCCACGGCCACCGCCTGCGCGCTGCTCGGGCTCGCGTGCGAGGTCTACATGGGCGCCGACGACATGCGGCGGCAGGCGCTCAACGTCTATCGGATGCGCCTGCTCGGGGCGACCGTCTCGCAGGTCGACTCCGGGAGCCGGACATTGAAGGACGCCATCAACGAGGCGATGCGGGACTGGGTGACGAACGTCGAGGACACCTACTACCTGCTCGGCTCGGTGCTGGGCCCGCACCCGTATCCGCTGATGGTGCGCGAGTTCCAGTCGGTGATCGGCCGCGAGGCGCGTACGCAGATGGACGAGCTGGCGGGTCGCGCTCCGGACGTCGTGGTCGCCTGCGTGGGGGGAGGCAGCAACGCCCTGGGCATCTTCGACGGCTTCGTCGAGAACGCCGAGGTGCGGCTGGTCGGCGTCGAGGCTGGGGGCGAGGCGCTGGTGGCGGGGCGTCACGCGGCGCGATTCGCGACCGGGGTGGCCGGCGTGCTGCAAGGCACGCGCAGCTATCTCCTGCAGGACCTCGACGGCAACATCGAGCCCACGCACTCGGTGTCGGCCGGGCTCGACTACGCCGCCGTGGGGCCCGAGCACGCGTGGCTCCGCGATCTCGGCCGCGCGGAGTACGCCTCGGCGTCCGATGAGGAGGCGCTCGCCGCGTTCCGGCTGCTCGCCCGCACCGAAGGGATTCTGCCGGCCCTCGAGTCGGCCCACGCGGTGTCGCACGCAAGCCGCCTCGCGCAGCGCTTGGGCCGCGAACGCATCATCGCCGTGAACCTGTCAGGGCGGGGCGACAAGGATGTGGACGCGATCAGGGAACGCGAGCCGGCGGAGGGATAG
- a CDS encoding tryptophan synthase subunit alpha, which produces MSRLERTFETLRRRGRHGLVTFTTAGDPDLERSAEILQVLDRAGADVLEVGVPFSDPLADGPVIQRASERALRAGATLARVLDLVAEVRPDISAGIVLFTYANPVVRMGTTRFVDRAAAAGVDGVLALDLPIEEADRFRDATLGTGIDPIFLLSPTTTDARIRRAAALGRGFLYGISRLGVTGARSAIADGAEALVGRIRRATDLPVALGFGISRPEHVAEVGRWADAAVVGSALIDVIARAAPDRVLGDVERYVRWLRGEVDTPAGRAASVGAGEQ; this is translated from the coding sequence ATGTCGCGTCTGGAGCGTACGTTCGAGACCTTGCGGCGCCGCGGCCGGCACGGCCTCGTGACGTTCACGACGGCGGGCGATCCGGATCTGGAGCGTTCCGCCGAGATCCTGCAGGTGCTGGACCGGGCCGGCGCCGACGTCCTGGAAGTCGGCGTGCCGTTCTCCGACCCGCTCGCCGACGGACCGGTGATTCAGCGGGCGTCGGAACGGGCGCTGCGCGCCGGCGCCACGCTCGCCCGGGTGCTGGACCTCGTGGCCGAGGTGCGACCGGACATCTCGGCCGGAATCGTGCTGTTCACCTATGCCAACCCGGTCGTGCGCATGGGCACGACCCGGTTCGTCGACCGGGCCGCGGCGGCCGGCGTCGACGGCGTGCTCGCACTCGATCTCCCGATCGAGGAGGCCGACCGGTTTCGCGACGCGACGCTGGGCACCGGAATCGACCCGATCTTCCTGCTCAGCCCCACCACGACCGACGCGCGCATCCGCCGTGCGGCGGCGCTGGGGCGCGGGTTCCTCTACGGCATATCGCGGCTGGGGGTGACCGGCGCCCGCAGCGCGATTGCCGACGGCGCCGAGGCGCTGGTCGGCCGCATTCGGCGGGCTACCGATCTGCCGGTCGCGCTCGGCTTCGGCATCTCGCGCCCAGAACACGTGGCGGAAGTGGGACGCTGGGCCGACGCCGCGGTCGTCGGCAGCGCGTTGATCGACGTCATCGCCCGGGCCGCGCCGGACCGCGTGCTGGGTGACGTGGAGCGGTACGTGCGGTGGCTGCGCGGCGAGGTCGACACTCCCGCGGGCCGCGCCGCGTCCGTGGGCGCGGGAGAGCAGTGA
- the pheA gene encoding chorismate mutase — MPEGRSQGDPPAPANIAEQLDAYRRRIDRLDEEIVRLLNARATCANEIGRLKEQVGMEVYQPGRERTVLDHVRRVNAGPLADVAIIRLFERIIDESRRLERLRDAGEPGNG; from the coding sequence ATGCCGGAAGGCAGGTCCCAGGGTGATCCGCCGGCGCCCGCGAACATCGCGGAGCAGCTCGATGCGTACCGGCGTCGGATCGATCGGTTGGACGAGGAAATCGTGCGTCTCCTGAACGCCCGTGCGACCTGCGCGAACGAGATCGGGCGGCTCAAGGAGCAGGTGGGAATGGAAGTCTACCAGCCGGGCCGGGAACGGACCGTGCTCGATCACGTGCGGCGGGTCAACGCGGGTCCCCTGGCGGACGTCGCGATAATCCGCCTGTTCGAGCGGATCATCGACGAGTCGCGCCGTCTGGAACGGCTGCGGGATGCAGGAGAGCCCGGGAACGGGTAG
- the aroF gene encoding 3-deoxy-7-phosphoheptulonate synthase has protein sequence MVVVMQERASEDQIQHVIATLVERNFDVHRSTGALKTVLGAVGGNREFDTGVIEVMDGVQQVLRITEPYKLASRTFRPTSTVVSLGGFRIGGDEVIVMAGPCSAETEQQVDSAAATVAGAGAKMLRGGAFKPRSSPYSFQGLGEAGLQMLRAACDRHRLKLVTEVMDVSQIELVGRYADMLQVGARNMQNYSLLRELGRSRTPILLKRGISATIEEWLLSSEYVLAGGNGNVVLCERGIRTFEPYTRNTLDISAIPVIHKLSHLPIIVDPSHGTGLRDKVAPMARAAVAAGADGLLIEVHPDPDHARSDGAQSMFPEQFERLMSELRIIAPAISRSICVEPVARRVAASHV, from the coding sequence ATGGTGGTCGTCATGCAGGAACGCGCGTCGGAGGACCAGATTCAGCACGTCATCGCCACGCTCGTCGAGCGGAACTTCGACGTGCATCGCTCGACCGGCGCGCTCAAGACCGTGCTCGGGGCGGTCGGCGGGAACCGGGAATTCGACACCGGCGTGATCGAGGTCATGGACGGCGTGCAGCAGGTGCTGCGCATCACCGAGCCCTACAAGCTGGCCAGCCGCACCTTCAGGCCGACCTCCACCGTCGTTTCGCTGGGAGGGTTCCGGATCGGCGGCGACGAGGTGATCGTCATGGCGGGGCCCTGCTCCGCCGAGACGGAGCAGCAGGTCGATTCCGCCGCCGCCACGGTAGCCGGGGCCGGCGCCAAGATGCTGCGCGGCGGGGCGTTCAAGCCGCGCAGCTCGCCCTACAGCTTCCAGGGCCTCGGCGAGGCGGGCCTGCAAATGCTGCGCGCCGCCTGCGACCGGCATCGGCTGAAGCTGGTGACCGAGGTGATGGACGTCAGCCAGATCGAGCTGGTAGGCAGGTACGCCGACATGCTGCAGGTGGGCGCCCGCAACATGCAGAACTACAGCCTCCTGCGCGAGCTGGGGCGGTCGCGGACGCCCATTCTGCTCAAGCGCGGCATCTCGGCGACGATCGAGGAGTGGCTGCTCTCGTCGGAGTACGTGCTGGCCGGCGGCAACGGCAACGTGGTCCTCTGCGAGCGGGGCATCCGCACGTTCGAGCCGTACACCCGGAATACGCTGGACATCTCGGCGATCCCGGTTATTCACAAGCTGAGCCATCTGCCCATCATCGTCGACCCGAGCCACGGAACCGGACTGCGCGACAAGGTGGCCCCGATGGCTCGGGCGGCGGTGGCGGCGGGCGCGGACGGACTGCTGATAGAGGTGCATCCCGACCCGGACCACGCCCGGAGCGACGGCGCGCAGTCGATGTTCCCGGAGCAGTTCGAGCGCCTGATGTCCGAGCTGCGCATCATCGCCCCGGCGATCAGCCGGAGCATCTGCGTGGAGCCGGTGGCCCGCCGGGTGGCGGCCTCGCACGTCTGA
- a CDS encoding prephenate dehydrogenase/arogenate dehydrogenase family protein, with protein sequence MADTPRMLPVIQPGTAPSAPPVFDRVAIVGLGLIGGSLALAVRETWPTGMVIGVDDKPVLERAMVRHAIDVAADDPVVMADADLVVLAAPVRTNLALLADLEEHVRGAAIVTDVGSTKRDLVAAARALPSRLTFVGGHPLGGAPRSGIDHARPDLFRDRPWLFTPSGDHHGAALEKLRRFVAGFGAVPHVLAPDAHDRLLAFLSHVPQLTASVLMHVVGDAIGEDGLALSGRGLADTTRLASSPADIWRDICATNADEIGTALDELIRELQAARDHLADGKAVDRIFDSASRWRAALAARRRAPQGE encoded by the coding sequence ATGGCGGACACACCTCGCATGCTGCCGGTCATACAGCCGGGAACGGCACCGTCGGCCCCGCCGGTGTTCGATCGGGTGGCGATCGTCGGGCTCGGCCTGATTGGCGGGTCCCTGGCCCTCGCCGTTCGGGAGACCTGGCCGACCGGAATGGTGATCGGCGTCGACGACAAGCCGGTGCTCGAGCGCGCGATGGTGCGCCACGCCATCGACGTCGCCGCGGACGATCCGGTCGTGATGGCGGACGCCGATCTCGTGGTGCTGGCCGCTCCCGTCCGTACCAATCTGGCCCTGCTTGCCGACCTCGAAGAGCACGTGCGGGGCGCGGCGATCGTCACCGACGTCGGCAGCACGAAACGCGACCTGGTCGCAGCGGCGCGCGCGCTGCCGTCCCGGCTGACCTTCGTCGGCGGACATCCGCTCGGAGGCGCGCCGCGCAGCGGCATCGACCACGCGCGTCCGGACCTGTTCCGGGACCGGCCGTGGCTCTTCACGCCGTCCGGCGACCACCATGGCGCAGCGCTCGAGAAGCTGCGCCGGTTCGTCGCCGGCTTCGGCGCCGTGCCTCACGTGCTGGCCCCCGACGCCCACGATCGCCTGCTCGCCTTTCTCAGCCACGTGCCGCAACTCACCGCCAGCGTGCTCATGCACGTCGTCGGCGATGCCATCGGCGAGGACGGGTTGGCGCTGAGCGGGCGGGGTCTGGCGGACACCACGCGGCTGGCGTCGAGCCCCGCGGACATCTGGCGGGACATCTGCGCCACGAACGCGGACGAGATCGGGACCGCGCTCGACGAGCTGATCCGGGAGCTTCAGGCGGCTCGAGACCATCTCGCCGACGGCAAGGCGGTGGACCGGATCTTCGACTCGGCTTCCCGGTGGAGGGCCGCGCTCGCGGCCCGCCGCCGCGCCCCCCAGGGGGAATGA
- a CDS encoding leucyl aminopeptidase, translated as MMNEPWADLSDRNFLIVARYNRAMPTTTSATAGASGAPAAAADAPLLAVPVLGDAAADTLDDLPGLDAATGGVLAQARSSGAFRGKRRETFETALTGAGWRASRLLLVGAPPGPEGPAARLREAAAVASRVARGRRVERFAFVCRSDGEPAELAQAVGEGVVTGGFVDTRYKSEPETDGQAPACDVVWPDGKGVAGTTEAVARGVTIGAATNLARELANQPSNLLPPAVFAERAVEAVAEAGVATQVLDEAAIRELGMGLLLGVGQGSAAPPRLLIMRHEPSEAPTEPVLALVGKGVTFDTGGISIKPAAGMEWMKSDMAGGAAVVGAMRAIGALGVPRRVLGIVPMAENMPGGRATRPGDILTGAGGTTVEVLNTDAEGRLILGDALWYARECGATHLVDVATLTGACVIALGGAASGLFARPAAWSEALQAAGARAGERVWPLPLYEEYREQLRSELADLKNIGGREGGACTAAAFLDAFTGGLPWAHMDIAGTAWIEKPREDAAAGATGVMVRTLTRLATDDWNW; from the coding sequence ATGATGAACGAGCCATGGGCTGACCTCTCAGACAGGAATTTCCTCATTGTAGCCCGATATAATCGCGCGATGCCGACAACGACTTCCGCCACCGCCGGCGCGAGCGGCGCCCCGGCGGCGGCGGCCGACGCGCCGCTTCTCGCCGTCCCCGTGCTGGGCGACGCCGCAGCCGACACGCTGGACGACCTTCCCGGTCTCGACGCCGCTACCGGCGGTGTGCTCGCACAGGCCCGGTCTTCGGGTGCGTTTCGGGGGAAACGCCGCGAGACGTTCGAGACCGCGCTGACCGGCGCCGGCTGGCGCGCGTCGCGATTGCTCCTGGTCGGTGCACCGCCCGGACCGGAAGGACCGGCCGCTCGCCTGCGCGAAGCGGCGGCGGTGGCCAGCCGGGTGGCGCGTGGCCGCCGTGTCGAGCGTTTCGCCTTCGTCTGCCGGAGCGACGGGGAACCGGCGGAGTTGGCCCAGGCGGTAGGGGAGGGCGTCGTCACCGGCGGGTTCGTCGACACCCGCTACAAGAGCGAGCCCGAAACGGACGGCCAGGCCCCGGCGTGCGACGTCGTCTGGCCCGACGGGAAGGGCGTCGCCGGTACGACGGAGGCCGTCGCCCGGGGCGTCACCATCGGCGCGGCGACCAACCTGGCCCGCGAACTCGCGAACCAGCCGTCCAACCTGTTGCCTCCGGCCGTGTTCGCGGAACGGGCGGTCGAAGCTGTGGCCGAAGCAGGAGTGGCCACCCAGGTTCTGGACGAGGCCGCCATCCGCGAGCTCGGCATGGGGTTGCTCCTGGGTGTCGGCCAGGGCAGCGCGGCGCCGCCGCGTCTGCTGATCATGCGTCACGAGCCGTCCGAAGCGCCCACCGAGCCGGTGCTGGCGCTGGTCGGCAAGGGCGTGACCTTCGACACCGGCGGGATTTCGATCAAGCCGGCGGCCGGCATGGAGTGGATGAAGAGCGACATGGCGGGCGGCGCCGCGGTCGTCGGCGCGATGCGCGCGATCGGGGCGTTGGGAGTTCCCCGCCGCGTTCTGGGCATCGTCCCGATGGCCGAGAACATGCCCGGCGGCCGCGCCACGCGGCCGGGCGACATTCTGACCGGCGCCGGCGGCACCACGGTAGAGGTCCTGAACACGGACGCAGAGGGCCGCTTGATCCTCGGCGACGCGCTCTGGTACGCCCGGGAATGCGGAGCCACCCATCTGGTCGACGTGGCGACGCTGACCGGGGCCTGCGTGATTGCGCTGGGCGGAGCCGCCAGCGGGCTCTTCGCCCGCCCGGCCGCATGGAGCGAGGCGCTGCAGGCGGCCGGCGCCCGGGCGGGCGAGCGGGTGTGGCCACTGCCTCTCTACGAGGAGTACCGGGAGCAATTGCGATCGGAGCTGGCCGATCTGAAGAACATCGGCGGGCGCGAAGGCGGGGCGTGCACCGCGGCGGCGTTTCTCGATGCGTTCACCGGGGGGCTGCCCTGGGCCCACATGGACATCGCCGGTACCGCCTGGATCGAGAAGCCCCGGGAGGACGCCGCCGCCGGGGCCACCGGCGTCATGGTGCGCACGCTGACCAGGTTGGCGACCGACGACTGGAATTGGTAG
- a CDS encoding DNA translocase FtsK has product MVATTLSRRASEIFGVTFFASALVWFVSLATYNAADAVWFFYPGGATPPMNLVGQVGAFLAELSYQALGLTAFLIPVQLVVLGWHAFWCRPVGGAYAKLLGLGVIVGCSAGFLSLAVGHLVESPRPIDAGGYLGAVLTGLLAEYFNPIGSSIVILTALFLAVMLSTQFSLGQLFSAVWRGLGSLSQAVRGTIGSWWTRRQRARQRRDVVNKHLAKTGSSSARTEILARSHAPERPRRTPRKATTEPREPEPAPSAGDPAGNVALDSEPPPPPAPLPASAPPISSPPEPLEPVPAPTPDLSMQERRSRYTSPPISLLDSPRAMQTFDERQLMDRAHLLEEKCREFSVEGSVVQIHPGPVVTTFEFKPDAGVKYSRVTGLADDLCLAMQAESVLIERIPGKSTVGMQIPNAERDQISLRELLQSEPYTQSSSKLTLALGKTIHGEPVVADLATMPHLLIAGATGTGKSVGLNAMLTSILYRATPDEVRLIMIDPKRLELGMYADIPHLLTPVVVDPKQANNALRWAVREMEERYKQLAAEGVRNIGQYNRNVRRQIEAGAGAAHTGGEGGEGAEMPTPLPYVILAIDELADLMMVASKDVEESIARLAQMARAVGIHLILATQRPSVDVITGLIKANLPSRIAFRVSSKVDSRTIIDGNGAEQLLGKGDMLYLPPASSRCVRLHGPYISERETARLCSFLRKQGAPGYDESITADEKAPEAAPVEHDDLYDQAARIIVGSGQASISFLQRRLRIGFSRAARLVDMMEADGLVSAGTSGKPREVLVKPDYFDQVDLQLH; this is encoded by the coding sequence GTGGTAGCCACGACCCTGTCCCGTCGCGCAAGCGAGATATTCGGCGTCACCTTCTTCGCCAGCGCTCTCGTCTGGTTCGTGTCACTGGCGACCTACAATGCCGCCGACGCCGTCTGGTTCTTCTATCCCGGCGGAGCGACGCCGCCGATGAACCTGGTCGGCCAGGTCGGAGCCTTCCTGGCCGAGCTCTCCTACCAGGCTCTGGGGTTGACGGCGTTTCTGATTCCGGTGCAACTCGTCGTGCTCGGCTGGCACGCCTTCTGGTGCCGGCCTGTCGGTGGCGCCTACGCGAAGCTGCTCGGCCTCGGCGTGATCGTGGGGTGCAGCGCCGGGTTCCTGAGTCTTGCGGTGGGACACCTCGTGGAGTCGCCCCGCCCCATCGATGCAGGCGGATATCTTGGCGCGGTACTGACAGGCCTGCTGGCCGAGTATTTCAACCCGATCGGATCGAGCATCGTCATCCTGACCGCCCTGTTTCTGGCGGTGATGTTGTCGACCCAGTTCTCCCTGGGGCAGCTCTTTTCGGCCGTCTGGCGCGGTCTGGGCAGCCTCTCGCAGGCGGTGCGCGGGACGATCGGGAGCTGGTGGACGCGACGCCAGCGCGCGCGGCAGCGGCGGGACGTCGTCAACAAGCATCTGGCGAAGACCGGCTCGTCGTCCGCGCGCACCGAGATTCTGGCTCGCAGCCACGCTCCGGAACGTCCGCGGCGCACGCCGCGGAAGGCGACAACCGAACCGCGAGAGCCCGAGCCGGCACCGTCGGCCGGGGACCCGGCCGGGAACGTGGCTCTCGATTCGGAGCCGCCGCCCCCACCGGCTCCGCTGCCCGCGTCCGCGCCCCCGATATCGTCACCGCCCGAGCCACTCGAGCCCGTGCCCGCGCCTACGCCCGATCTGTCGATGCAGGAGCGGCGCAGCCGCTACACCTCGCCTCCGATCTCCCTGCTCGACTCGCCGCGAGCGATGCAGACCTTCGACGAACGCCAGCTCATGGACCGGGCCCATCTGCTCGAGGAGAAGTGCCGTGAGTTCTCCGTCGAGGGCTCCGTGGTGCAGATCCATCCAGGTCCGGTGGTCACGACCTTCGAGTTCAAGCCGGACGCCGGCGTCAAGTACAGTCGCGTCACCGGCCTCGCCGACGACCTGTGCCTGGCGATGCAGGCCGAGTCGGTGCTCATCGAGCGCATCCCCGGCAAGTCGACCGTGGGCATGCAGATCCCCAACGCGGAACGCGATCAGATCTCGCTGCGGGAGCTGCTGCAATCCGAACCGTACACGCAGTCGTCGTCGAAGCTGACGCTCGCGCTCGGCAAGACCATCCATGGCGAACCGGTCGTCGCCGATCTCGCCACCATGCCCCATCTGCTGATTGCCGGCGCCACCGGCACGGGCAAGTCCGTCGGCCTGAACGCGATGCTGACCAGCATCCTGTACCGGGCGACACCCGACGAGGTGCGGCTGATCATGATCGACCCGAAGCGCCTGGAGCTCGGGATGTACGCGGACATCCCTCACCTCCTGACGCCGGTCGTGGTCGATCCCAAGCAGGCCAACAATGCGCTCCGCTGGGCGGTTCGCGAGATGGAGGAACGGTACAAGCAGCTCGCCGCCGAGGGTGTGCGCAATATCGGCCAGTACAACCGGAACGTGCGCCGGCAGATCGAGGCGGGCGCCGGCGCCGCCCACACCGGTGGGGAAGGCGGCGAAGGTGCCGAGATGCCGACGCCCCTGCCCTACGTGATTCTCGCCATCGACGAGCTCGCCGACCTGATGATGGTGGCGAGCAAGGACGTCGAGGAATCGATAGCGCGTCTGGCCCAGATGGCGCGGGCGGTCGGGATTCACCTCATCCTGGCGACGCAGCGGCCGTCGGTCGACGTAATCACCGGACTGATCAAGGCGAATCTGCCCTCGCGCATCGCGTTCCGCGTGTCCTCGAAGGTCGACTCGCGCACCATTATCGACGGCAACGGCGCCGAGCAGCTTCTCGGAAAGGGAGACATGCTGTACCTGCCGCCGGCGTCGTCCCGTTGCGTCCGGCTGCACGGTCCGTACATATCGGAGCGCGAGACCGCACGTCTGTGCAGCTTCCTGCGCAAACAGGGCGCGCCCGGCTACGACGAGTCGATCACCGCCGACGAGAAGGCGCCGGAAGCGGCTCCGGTAGAGCACGACGACCTCTACGACCAGGCCGCGCGCATCATCGTCGGCAGCGGCCAGGCCTCCATCTCGTTTCTACAGCGGCGCCTCCGCATCGGTTTCAGCCGCGCTGCGCGCCTCGTCGACATGATGGAGGCGGACGGTCTGGTCTCCGCAGGAACCTCGGGCAAGCCGCGGGAGGTCCTGGTCAAGCCCGACTACTTCGATCAGGTCGATCTGCAGCTCCACTAG
- a CDS encoding ribonuclease J — translation MTRDSGRTPLVEVLLLGGVGEFGMNMMAVRCGPDSLLIDAGVMFPGPEHFGVDLVIPDVRSLAGELGRLSALVLTHGHEDHIGAVPYIWDLIDGPTYGTRLTLALLERKLAEHGCDTAGRLVTVEPSETVTAAGLDVEFVQVAHSIPDSVAVAIHTPAGTLLHSGDFKFDQTPLDGRPTDTHRLADLGRRGVLALFGDSTNAAQPGHSGSERHVEPALEEVFAGAPRRLVVTTFSSSLHRLQLLVDLADRFGRQVAFVGRGVVENAELAARLGYLRLPAGLQIAEADVARLPPERVLCIVTGSQGEPFSALARMAVGAHRHVRLEAGDVVVFSARAIPGNRHAIDRLVNHIARRGARVVDEPSKRVHVSGHGSEEDLKLLLSLISPRCFVPIHGEYRHLAHHARLAEQVCGESVTVLLAENSDRICFDESGGWIGEPVRAGRVLIDGTRSGQVADEVLRDRRHLAVDGVVVAVLAVNAHGGGIEQATELITRGFVLDGPTEALLDAATGTLRALAAEASVEERTDQGVMGERVRVELQRFFRKRCGRRPLVLPVILEI, via the coding sequence ATGACCCGCGATTCCGGGCGCACGCCGCTGGTCGAGGTGCTGCTCCTCGGCGGCGTCGGCGAGTTCGGCATGAACATGATGGCCGTCCGCTGCGGGCCGGACAGCCTTCTGATCGACGCCGGGGTGATGTTCCCAGGCCCCGAGCACTTCGGCGTGGACCTCGTCATTCCCGACGTGCGCTCCCTCGCGGGAGAGCTCGGGCGGTTGTCGGCGCTGGTGCTGACGCACGGCCACGAGGACCATATCGGCGCCGTTCCCTACATCTGGGATCTGATCGACGGGCCCACGTACGGCACCCGGCTCACCCTCGCCCTGCTGGAGCGCAAGCTCGCCGAGCACGGCTGCGATACCGCCGGCCGCCTGGTGACGGTCGAGCCGTCGGAGACCGTGACCGCCGCCGGGCTCGACGTGGAGTTCGTGCAGGTCGCCCACAGCATTCCCGATTCCGTGGCGGTGGCCATCCACACGCCAGCCGGCACGCTGCTGCACAGCGGGGACTTCAAGTTCGATCAGACGCCTCTCGACGGCCGTCCCACCGATACCCATCGTCTGGCCGACCTGGGCCGGCGCGGCGTGCTGGCTCTTTTCGGGGACAGCACGAACGCGGCGCAGCCGGGCCACTCGGGATCCGAGCGGCACGTGGAGCCGGCGCTCGAGGAAGTATTCGCCGGCGCACCCCGGCGGCTCGTCGTGACCACCTTCTCGTCCAGCCTCCACCGGCTGCAGTTGCTCGTCGATCTTGCCGACCGTTTCGGCCGCCAGGTCGCGTTCGTCGGCCGGGGGGTCGTGGAGAATGCGGAGCTCGCCGCCAGGCTCGGCTATCTGCGCCTGCCCGCGGGCCTGCAGATCGCCGAGGCCGACGTCGCGCGCCTGCCGCCGGAGAGGGTGCTCTGCATCGTCACCGGCTCACAGGGCGAGCCGTTCTCCGCCCTTGCGCGGATGGCCGTCGGCGCCCATCGCCACGTTCGCCTGGAGGCGGGCGACGTCGTGGTCTTCTCCGCCCGCGCGATACCCGGCAACCGGCACGCCATCGATCGGTTGGTGAATCACATCGCCCGACGGGGCGCGCGGGTCGTCGACGAGCCGTCCAAACGGGTTCATGTCTCCGGGCACGGCAGCGAGGAGGACCTCAAGCTGCTGCTCTCGCTGATCAGCCCGCGCTGCTTCGTGCCGATACATGGAGAGTACCGCCATCTGGCGCACCATGCCCGGCTCGCCGAGCAGGTGTGCGGCGAGAGCGTGACGGTGCTGTTGGCCGAGAACAGCGATCGCATCTGCTTCGACGAATCGGGCGGTTGGATTGGCGAGCCGGTTCGTGCGGGGCGTGTGCTCATCGACGGAACGCGCAGCGGTCAGGTGGCCGACGAGGTTCTGCGCGACCGCCGGCACCTCGCCGTCGACGGAGTCGTAGTCGCCGTCCTGGCGGTGAACGCGCACGGCGGCGGCATCGAGCAGGCCACCGAGCTGATCACACGCGGGTTCGTCCTCGACGGGCCGACCGAGGCGCTGCTCGACGCCGCGACGGGCACGCTGCGGGCACTCGCCGCCGAGGCGAGCGTCGAGGAGCGCACGGACCAGGGGGTCATGGGCGAGCGGGTGCGGGTCGAGTTGCAGCGTTTCTTTCGCAAGCGGTGCGGCCGGCGGCCATTGGTGCTGCCGGTCATCCTGGAGATCTGA